Genomic DNA from Candidatus Eisenbacteria bacterium:
TGACACCAAATCGTCAATGGGAGCTCTTGAGAGAGCTGGCAGAAAATGGCGGCGAGATATCCTGGGCAAACAAGGCAGCAAACCTGAAGTTGAAGAAACAAAAGCAGCAACTCACCAAGAGGCTCAAACGATATTTTGGAATCAAAGAAGATCCGTTTTACGATTATTGGAAAGAGCGGTCTTACCGGATTAGGCTTAGACTCGTACCAGAGAGAGACCCTTGCGAATAACTCCGAGAATGATCTGAAGGTCTTCCTCCTCTCCGTGTCGGAAGAAAACTTCCATTCGCACTCGTAAGCCCTCCGTCTTTGCCCTCGGTGAATTTTCACCGGTTAATTCCAAAAACAACATTTCCCTAACTTTAAGCATATAAACGAGTTGTGAGTTCTTCTTCTGTCCCTCGGTGAATTTTCACCATATGTGAGTGAGGGACAAAACTTCAATGAAGATAAGTACGCACATAGAAAGCAAAGAGACCTTCTACCGCACCGCCGACCTCGCTCTGGCTGTTGCCCTTTCACTTTCTTTCCCGATGGAAGCGATAGAGCGAGAGAATCCTCAGAATCCCCGAAGGGCTTATTTCGTATTCAAGAAAACCCCGGCATTGGATGCTTCTGTCGAGACCTACTGGAAAAGAGCATTGAAGGTCGAACCGTTGGCTTATTTTGAACACCTGCGATCTATCAAAGCTCGGCTCTACGGGGAAGAATAGATATGCCTGCACTGAGCCAGCAGATGATTGAAGAACTGAGAGGAATCTTGAAAGAGGATTATGGGCAGGAAGTGAACAGTATCGAAGTCTTTGAAATTGCCACTACACTTGTTGGCTACTTCGATTTGCTGGCCAGAATTGACCGCCAGGAAGAG
This window encodes:
- a CDS encoding DUF5659 domain-containing protein, translated to MKISTHIESKETFYRTADLALAVALSLSFPMEAIERENPQNPRRAYFVFKKTPALDASVETYWKRALKVEPLAYFEHLRSIKARLYGEE